The Acinetobacter shaoyimingii DNA segment TTATCATCTTTTGAATATCAAGTGTTTGATATATATGAGTGACTTGTTTATTCAGTAAAGCTGGGCGGGTAGGTGCGTTATAAACCACATAGCGATAGCGACGCGCTTGTGCTTTAAACCGCGCGTGAAATTCTTGGTCCATCTCTTTAATCCATTGGATTGAGATGTCTTTTGGTAGTTGGCTGTTTGAGCCCAATAACCAACCATCTATTTTACGCACCGCAGAGGTATCAAAATGTGCCACCATATTGGTTGCATGTACGCCAGCATCGGTACGGCCTGCACCATGTAACATAATGGGTTCATTCGCAACTTTGCTGAGGACTTTCTCAATGGTTTCTTGAACAGTGATTACACCAGGTTGTTGTGTCTGCCAACCTCTGTAATTTGCGCCACTAAACTCAATCCCAATTGCAAAACGTTGCATATCAACCTCTAGTTTGAATGATCATATCATTGGCTATACCAGCGGTCATGCCACTGATCAGAAGTTGGGTATTGTAAATACATTTTAAAAATTTTGGCATAAAGATCTGAACGGCTATGCGTATCATTGATCAATATCTTGGCTTGTTTGATCCATTGGCTAATAGCATAACGCTGATCAATGCCACCAAAAGTGACTTGTGTATCTAAAATCACATGACACCCGAGTTGCTGAATGTTAAGCAGTAATTCAATGGTTTGATCATTTACAGCAATATTGCCTGTGCCATAGCCTTGCAGAATTAAAACATCGGGCAAATGGTGTTTGAGTGTTTCAAGGTTGGTATTCAACAATTCAATTTCAATCGGCTGCATCATCCAATTGATGATATTTAGCTTTTTAGCTTTTTCTATATGCTCATCTTGAATGATCATTTGTGATTGTTCAGCTAAGGTAAATGCTTGATCTACAGTTAAACCATGAAAGGCATGTAAATCAGTACTATGGATTTTAGCTGTGGTGCAGGCATGAAAAACCTGATGGTTAAATGCAATGTATACGCCATTTTGGACTTTATCCAGATGATCCAAAGCTGTATTAAGGTTGTCTACAGCATCTGTAAAATCGCGATTA contains these protein-coding regions:
- the truA gene encoding tRNA pseudouridine(38-40) synthase TruA — its product is MQRFAIGIEFSGANYRGWQTQQPGVITVQETIEKVLSKVANEPIMLHGAGRTDAGVHATNMVAHFDTSAVRKIDGWLLGSNSQLPKDISIQWIKEMDQEFHARFKAQARRYRYVVYNAPTRPALLNKQVTHIYQTLDIQKMITAASKFEGTHNFESFRAAACQSNQPVRHVSHCRLIQHGAYLVLDIQADGFLHHMVRNIMGCLLEVGQGMYDIDHIDAIFAAEDRKAAGITAPPDGLYFIHADYPAQFELPKTPLGPLWLNMPQ
- a CDS encoding asparaginase domain-containing protein; this encodes MKKIALIYMGGTFGCYGDPLRPMQAEDFIPKLAKVLPIHLQIDCFAATRIRDSSSATAQDWLLLIQQIQTLQLQQYQHFVIIHGTDTLTYAASTLARFLQQSCHVMITGSQYPLLNVQGDDNRDFTDAVDNLNTALDHLDKVQNGVYIAFNHQVFHACTTAKIHSTDLHAFHGLTVDQAFTLAEQSQMIIQDEHIEKAKKLNIINWMMQPIEIELLNTNLETLKHHLPDVLILQGYGTGNIAVNDQTIELLLNIQQLGCHVILDTQVTFGGIDQRYAISQWIKQAKILINDTHSRSDLYAKIFKMYLQYPTSDQWHDRWYSQ